The nucleotide window GACGCAGACTACTATGAGATTCATGTCTTCAATGTATCGGAACATGGAACTCGCTTTTCGCGAAATGACTTCCTATCCCGTGTTTTTGGCTCTGGTTTTGATGGAAGGCATGAAGGAGAGTATTCCAGTTTCAAATATAAAGATGCTGGATCTGTCAGGAAGAGATTGCATGAACTTGAATAATGGGACTTGTGCACGGCGTCCGCGGGGAGTGTTTCTTTATAGACTGGAAGGTGCAAAATGAGCCGTGTGTTGCTTGTTATCATATTTATGGCATTCGGTAATCCGGTGTTCGCCTGTGGAAAATTTTCGGATGACATCGTAGAAAAACTGATGAAAAACGTACGCGCTGCGATGGTTCGTGCTAACGATATATCGATGACGAACATCGGAAGCACCCCCTATATTTGCAAAGCGTGGGAGGCGTACCCGGGGCTGGATATCATAGTCATTCCTTACACGAGCTATGTGACGGGCGGGTCATATCCCAAGCATTCCGGATTTATTGTTTCAGTGGTCGACGAGGAAAAAAATATTTTGATCGGTTCTGTTGATGAGTCAGATCTATTCGATGCGGAGGTGCTCGAATTGTCTGGAGTGGAAATCGACGCGACGGATTACCAGATCGACGATTCCGCACATGCATTCGGCGTGCGATATTCACGCAAAAATACGTCGGAATCGCAACCATTTCATGAAGAATGGATAAGGCTCTATGTATTTCGCGGAATTCAGTTGAAGATGATTGCGGGCCCTATTTTGATGTCTCTGTACGAACAAAGCGGCAATGGCAAGTGTGAATTTACTGGGAAGGAGGTGAAAACGTCAGTGGCGTGGGACAAGTCTGGGGCCGGCGGAAAGGGAGAATTCGTCGTCAACGTCGATTCCAGATATTTCAACTCGGACACGGAAAGTTGCAACAGAACGACCAGCGAATGGACAAGGGATCGATACGACATGGAATTTGACGGGGAAACCTTCGTTGTTCCGCGTCCGCTACAGGATCCACTAAAAAACCTGAACCCTGATTGGATCGGAAGGCGCCCGGTGCCGGGACGCCCCTCGTTTTCGATCGAATAGGTCAGGGAACACAGATAGTCGAACCATTGGCCGTTGCTTTGAGTGCCACCTGACCGGGACCTGGTACCTTGCGACCCGGCGGATAACAACTGCGAGAACAACATGACCCTGCGCCACGACATCTGCGACGGCGACACCACCACAGCCGGCGGCCGCGTATCGGCCACTTCTGAACGCGACATGCTGCAGAACCGCGCCGTCGCTTACGAAGGCGACCCGGTCCACTGCCCGGCATGCAATAGCACAGGTCGCATCGTGTGCGCCGGAGATGGCGCGCGAGATCAAGGTCCGGACGGCCGGAAGTCCGCGCTTAGCGGCGACTGGTGCGTATGCAATTGCGCCGGGCATCCGCGTTTGATCGCCTCGCAAGATCGCTCCGGGCCTCGCGCATAAGGGACGTAAAAAGCGCACACGCGAGGCGCAGCGCTAAAGCGTTGGCACAGCGAATTGCGGCTCA belongs to Paraburkholderia sp. SOS3 and includes:
- a CDS encoding PAAR domain-containing protein, with protein sequence MTLRHDICDGDTTTAGGRVSATSERDMLQNRAVAYEGDPVHCPACNSTGRIVCAGDGARDQGPDGRKSALSGDWCVCNCAGHPRLIASQDRSGPRA